A part of Neovison vison isolate M4711 chromosome 8, ASM_NN_V1, whole genome shotgun sequence genomic DNA contains:
- the ACTL10 gene encoding actin-like protein 10, whose product MASASGSRRVRRPPSLGRVAVVIDPGSGFIKAGFAGEHQPRLVLKSSSWDRPLLPAVLGCERMGGVTRAHPIKHGLVVDWEALEGLWERLLVGGLRVCPEQWPVLVSDSPSAPPVGRERIAELLFEALAVPACHMASTALLALCSTGAFSGLAVEAGAGVCHATPIYAGHSWHEATFRLDVAGSTLSRYLRDLLEAACPHLQLRSLPRKAITQLKKRCCYVSLDFEGDLHNQDRQHPVSVCLGNGSRVCLSSERFRCPEPIFQPSLLGQARPGLPALVFRALQKVPITLRKRLADTVVLAGGSTLFPGFTERLEMELEAQCRRHGYGALRPCLVAKPGRGTAVWTGGSMVASLHSFQCRWITRAMYQECGSRLVHEVFN is encoded by the coding sequence ATGGCTTCGGCGTCCGGAAGCAGGCGGGTCCGCCGGCCGCCCTCGCTGGGCCGCGTGGCGGTGGTGATAGACCCGGGCTCGGGCTTCATCAAGGCGGGCTTCGCAGGTGAGCACCAGCCGCGCCTGGTGTTGAAGAGCTCCAGCTGGGACCGGCCCTTGTTGCCCGCTGTGCTGGGCTGCGAGCGGATGGGTGGTGTGACGCGGGCGCACCCCATCAAGCACGGCTTGGTAGTGGACTGGGAGGCCCTGGAGGGGCTGTGGGAGCGCCTGCTGGTGGGCGGCCTGCGGGTGTGCCCAGAGCAGTGGCCCGTGCTAGTGAGTGATTCGCCGTCAGCGCCGCCCGTGGGCCGCGAGAGGATAGCCGAGCTGCTGTTCGAGGCCTTGGCAGTGCCCGCGTGCCACATGGCCAGCACAGCATTGCTGGCGCTCTGCTCCACCGGCGCCTTCAGCGGGCTGGCCGTGGAGGCAGGCGCGGGCGTGTGCCACGCCACACCCATCTATGCAGGACACTCATGGCACGAGGCCACGTTCCGGCTGGACGTGGCAGGCAGCACCCTGTCTCGCTACTTGCGGGACCTGCTGGAGGCAGCATGCCCCCACCTACAGCTGCGGTCCCTGCCCCGAAAGGCCATCACGCAGCTCAAGAAACGCTGCTGTTATGTGTCCCTGGACTTTGAGGGTGACCTTCATAACCAGGACCGCCAGCATCCGGTCAGTGTCTGCTTAGGCAACGGTTCCCGTGTCTGTCTCAGCAGCGAGCGCTTCCGCTGCCCAGAACCCATTTTCCAGCCAAGTCTActaggccaggccaggccaggactGCCTGCACTGGTCTTCCGGGCGCTGCAGAAGGTTCCCATAACACTACGGAAGCGACTGGCTGATACCGTGGTGCTGGCTGGTGGCTCCACACTTTTCCCTGGCTTCACTGAGCGCCTAGAAATGGAGCTGGAGGCGCAGTGCCGGAGGCATGGCTATGGGGCCCTGAGGCCTTGCTTGGTGGCCAAGCCTGGGCGTGGCACAGCAGTATGGACAGGTGGCTCCATGGTAGCCTCCTTGCACTCCTTCCAATGTCGC
- the C8H20orf144 gene encoding uncharacterized protein C20orf144 homolog: protein MGNNSSHKRTKVPKQARKERPPDMDKAGRKQQLFSHLKQKKPSAKIVLLFPLDKRQQLAEVAAGPGARPRRPGEDATGAPVDSPAAAAAPMLRGAGDGVDRREGARAREMKKILVLLLLLDARLQEEGRSAAGAPGGGAGAGGAAGAGGAAKGEQGWQRLYARLLTESEVDREAKPAEEQPRKRRRCPRPRP, encoded by the exons ATGGGAAACAACAGTTCTCACAAGAGGACCAAAGTGCCCAAGCAGGCCCGTAAAGAGAGGCCGCCCGACATGGACAAGGCTGGGCGGAAACAGCAGCTCTTCAGCCACCTCAAGCAGAAGAAGCCAAGT gccaaGATCGTGCTGCTTTTCCCCTTGGACAAGCGGCAGCAGCTAGCCGAGGTGGCGGCGGGCCCGGGCGCGCGGCCTCGACGGCCAGGCGAGGATGCGACGGGCGCCCCGGTGGACTcccccgcggcggcggcggcgcccaTGCTGCGAGGAGCGGGCGACGGTGTGGATCGGCGCGAGGGCGCACGAGCGAGAGAAATGAAGAAGATCTtggtcctgctgctgctgctggacgCGCGGCTGCAGGAGGAGGGGCGTTCCGCGGCGGGCGcgcccgggggcggggccggagcAGGGGGTGCGGCCGGAGCAGGGGGCGCAGCCAAGGGGGAACAGGGCTGGCAGCGGCTGTATGCACGTCTACTGACCGAGAGCGAGGTGGACCGCGAGGCCAAGCCCGCCGAGGAGCAGCCGCGCAAGCGGCGCCGCTGCCCTCGCCCGCGACCCTGA